In Plodia interpunctella isolate USDA-ARS_2022_Savannah chromosome 8, ilPloInte3.2, whole genome shotgun sequence, the DNA window attttaagattttttttttcataacaaactaacgatattattaaacttaacaGCTTAGCTTCTGAATGCAAGGTAAATACATTTGGTTGCTTTGTGTAATACACTTACGTAATACACactaatttacttatataaaatacaattgcgccaaaaaataaatatcaccaaaatgtattttatttaaaattattagcttatatatattttgtcaacaGAATATACAAGTGCTTTAAACTGtcaaattttagaaatatactACTGATTTGTTTATGTACAATTGTTTCCCAAACGCCGTGTGTGACAAATGAACTTACCAAATTTTTACTGTGAAACGAAGAGGCTTTATCGACCCTCAATATTTTCcagaaatattatgtatagaaAACATTTCGTCTTTTACCTTAATAAacaaatctaaatatatagaCATTTTCCTTGCAATAAATCCAGTATGTCTTCACACTCGAAATTCCAAACCTGCAAAGAAACAGTATGATATGCTATAGCATATAGCTAACCGTCGTcactatctatactattattataagaggtaagcgtttgtgagtttgtatgtttgaggcggctaatctccgaaattacagaaccgatttcaaattttttttcaaaattagaaaggtacattatccaagattgctataggctatattttatttaaaaattctcatTCACGgaagcaaagccccgggcaaaatctagttaaCAATATAGGTATTCTAATATATATGATCAAAGAAAACGGATGAATAACCGAAAGCGTAGTCAATTGAGATAtaacatttccatacaacttcccGGCCCATCTCATACAAAGCGACTGATTTGGCGTTGTAAAACTATGCACACGATGAGCCTAAAGATATTGGCGCACCGTCCCGtttcttctcgtgtatttctaatactgatatctctttcttgtatgagcgaaacgaaATACATACAGTTTTCTCTGTCCAGTTGCACAATGTCCCCGTTGGCAAAGTGAACATACAACTCACCGctcgtggcttcgcccgctaTATCCCGAGCAGGCAGAAAGCCAGCAAGTTGGAACATCAGTCGTCCGCATCCACTTCTACATCGCTCATGTCCTCTTCGCTGGTGCAGTCAGGTTGAGACGCTTGGGAGTTGCAGCGATCGCACCAGCAGACAAACAGATAGTTTTGGGCCAGTTCCTGTAAACAATTAGAgattgcaatttaaaaaaaatttcatggcccaaactccttatccatccgaaaggaaggccagtgccccagcagtgggacgtGCAAGTGCAACGTTGAAATGACAGTTGATGATCATGACTTTTCAGTTAAAATCATAGTCTGAAATAGAcacataatttgatttgtcAGTTAGTAGCTTGGTACAGTTAGCTTGAGAAGTGACAAGACGAAACGAAGTTAGTGAAAAACTTCATTCAcatcctactaatgttataaatgcgaaagtggtgtgtatgtttgttactctttcacacaaaatctactcgacggattgttatgaaatttggtacacgggcagCCTATAACCTGAAACATatacataggatactttttatctcaagattcccacgggagcgaagccccggggcgcagctagtcaaACATATacgaaaacataaaaataggaTAAGTCCGCCCGCGGCGTTgtacatgtatttttcttgtattaattgtatttattttcatacaacaatgtttatttgttaacaaacattaacgaaaacataatgaaaattaatgataacataaataatgattagctgggagagaatgattttagaattaagttcactattataagtaaattttactttaaaaaatcaagtCATAGAGATGTACCTTTTGCCTCGAATGTCTGGACCTTTGAAGGGCGCACTCATCCAAATAGCTAATACATATTTCCTCTCCGGGCATGATGGGTTTCAAGGCCTTCAGTTGTATGCGATGGTTGCCGTACGGGAATGAGGACTCTGCGTTCGGTTCGCAGCTGTGGTTGCTGGCGCTTTGGAGCTGGTACAGACCAGAACCTTCGGTGTTCAGAAATGTGCCCGATTCTGTGAAAACAGATTGTCATTTTTATCTGTTATAATATAGAAGCTAGTATAAATTGATGGACTAACACAAttaactgaataaaatatatatatatatatatatatataaatatatatatatattctgtaTCGCTTTCCAAACGAAAAGCGAAATTTAATTGTGCACAAGTTGATAAATCCACTCACCTTCCTCAACATACTGGTACAGTTTATCAATAAACAGATCCAGTTGCTGCCTCTCGTCGTCAGACATGGTCAGCTCGAGTACATTGTTTACCCACATGGCCAGCGGACTTGTGCCGATGCCTTGCCCATTGGTGCCGATCAGAGCCATTAGCGAACAGAAGCCTTCTGGAGTTAGGAACTGGAAGTGtcaataacaattattatgagTTATGAATCAGTACTaagaaagacaaaataaatcatttacatgttgtttttattgctttcaaaaaaataaaaatctcttCGCTGGAaccacataaataaaaatgggcATTTTTTTCAaccatttgtatttaaaataatcggCCAAGTGCATGGCTACGCACAGTATAGTGACAGTGTAGTGTTAGCTTTTCttacatatataacataaataaactacCAGTTATATacatgaatttgaattaaatatattgatgcatttattttatgatgttgTTCTTTTGAATTATCGTTTTagttatgattatttaaacCAGTCATAAGatacgaaaatattaaatattttagaatttgtgttataatgtattgattaaatttgattatattatctgattatataataaatacttgtatTTTGACTCATGCGCACGTGCTTACTTGTTAACCGTAAGCATTCCAATTGTAAGGGAGGAGGAAGGTTATAATAGGGGCAACACGTGCGCAGAGCGGCACTCTCGGTTGTGCGTTGTTCGAATGAGGACTGACGCTGTTGAGTAAAAATGATTAAAGTATATGTGATGATAATTGAGAATAAATATTGGTGAGTAGACTTTggtggtatttatttaatctgaaCCTGATAACAATAGTATAGTGTAGGGTATCATATTTTCCACATGGagttcttttttgtttataaattgacTATCCATTGATAGATTTActtttttgaaacaaattaattactaaaaaattttattataaattaaaaaaacaaacttttagcaaataaatatacctctTGGGCATGGTCTCCACTGATGACATTGCTTGTCAGTTCCCTCAATGTGCCAAGCTGGTCTGAGAACTGTTCACCGAGCAGCTTGTGAACTAACTCCGCATCTTCATTCACAGTTCTATGACAGAACTGCTTGATTTTAGCAGCTGCTGCAGCCGGATCCGAACTTTGTTCTATGAAGGCCAGTATCCTGACCAGTAGCATTATGCTTGTTGTTTCTGGTGGGTAGTGCATTTGTCTAAAATATGAATTCatgcaataaattaacaattacaTTACACATCCAAGTAATATGAAGGTATACATTTGGAAGCTAGACTTGATATTGGGATTGGGGACATacagccttggcagctgatagataataacagcattcccaaggtGGGTTGACATCTAGTAGGTGGCCTGTTGTacaatcacagctgaatcttcaaaattttaaggttaatttttttttgctggcCTTGGGATTTGTGGCATTCAAGCCTCAAATGTAACAAAAGAGTGAGTAGTTACTTACTTCCAAGCCTCCAAAAGCACCATAACCGGATGCTGCACATCGCTAATATCATGACACAGTAACCTGTGGTATGTCACATAGGCCTGCTGTTTGCAGCTCTCACAGCAATACAATACTCCACACTGGTCGCATGTTGTTACATTCTCCAAGTTTGTCTCATAGCAGTTAGAATGTGGAAGTACTATGTCTGGTTTGCATGATAGGCGTCTTACATTTTGTTCGGGTGTTTCTAATGGTctgaaaaatacaatacaataaattggAAGTTACTTTACAATTtgccaaattaaataaaattagattaataaaatcagtCCATACTGTCAAAATTCAATCTAGGGGTGTGATTCCTCAATGGAATCGGCGAATAATGATACTTTTTTCTTACTTTTGGCACTCTAAGGATTCCATATTACTatgttaaaatcaaaatataaaatagagtaAGAATCAATGgtataagtaggtatctaATACTTTTCACAAAGTAACAAGTCAAGAACaagtttttaaatgtcaagtttttaaaaattttaatgtcaataagaacaatggatttaataagtacttcgtggAGTACATACGAATTCCAtgataattaacaaaattcgcgactatttttgtttacttgcCTCATGCAATGATCACAAGCTAAATATCTATATGCAGCATTCCAAGCGAATTGACATGAAACCAAGGGATCTTCCTCCAAAATAACGTCTCCCTGATTGTACTGCTTTGTTGCAAACAAGCCTTTCCcctgaaattatataaatataataactaattatcTTATTGGTTTTaccattataattatagaaacgaacgaaaagtaaataataatactgcTTACTTTCTTACTGCTCGAGGGACGTATTTCATAGCCGGCCATTTcactttaattaaagttatttctctaatacaaaaagaaacaataaaataagattgatttctttcaagaaaatatagaaaacaatttgtGCAACTTTGAGGTTAGGGTAGTTTGGTTTGGAAGGCTGgctgtcaaatcaaatatgaTGTCAATGTCAATAATGTCAATCGGTTGTACCGTAAAATCtgacttttttaatttattgacttAGGTGGCGCCctcacaataattatttaaaatacctttcaataaataaatctcagCAAACTCGTCTATATCTTAGATCAAAACCTATCTCCTGTCAACATAAACCTACATACTTAGTAGTCTTCAGCTAGAGCCCATAAAGAACATAATTGTGCTAGAAGCATGTACTTAATTCCTTTCAGGAATGTTAATTTATCTTCCATTATGACTATAAATCCTAAATATCATCgttacgtttatttttatatcatgttTCATTTCTCATCTGAAGTGTAAATTTCCCAAATTTTAATTCGAAATGCAGACTTAAGTAGTTAATTTCCAACCAATATGGATATCCAAGAAAATCAATGTGCCTTGATCTTgtggaaaaaagaaaacaattattttttaaataaacattttaatacaaattatttatatttattacattcaatgCAAATATCACAATAATACTTTATGCCTATGTATAAAAGAGATTCTATTAaggttttatacaaattttcataaattaactagccccaaattatctaaatctatAGATGCGTATCTATAAATGCGTAATAGTTTTATGTTTGTGAGCCTCCACTTGGACAATAGTGTCAAACATGGGCAAATTCTTCGTCTCAGGCGTGATGATCAGCAGAGAAGCTGATATGATTGCTGTAGCCGCGAACAAGATAGAAGGCATTTCACTTAACTTGGTGGcctgtaaattaaaatactgttattttagtaggtaattttatcgatattataGTGTAGTTCGTGAATATCGATATTTCACAGGttatcaatacaaaataaaataatagaaaaaaaagtaaagtgattgtttgtttgtaccgctaatctccggaactactggacggattggaatgaattatattttatgttattagttATTGCTgttatataacttattattagttattcttgtttttagctattaagcctaaagctagtaccctatatgttgcccaggcgacatatagggtactagcttttgcccatgTCTTCGCCCGCGgtaatttcatagtaaaatctcggtcattcctaaagaaaaatgatgaatagcatatttaccaattttcagctttttatcttgaaaattatattaagtataaaaattgaagattttgaacatttgatgcagacccatgatggtccagctaaactataggaaataaataataaataaataaataaatatattgagacgaatcacacagattgagctagccccaaagtaagttcgagacttgtattatgggatactaactcaacgatactatatttataaataaacatccaagacccgggccaatcagaaaaatatcattttccattatgacccgaccggggatcgaacccgggacctctcggttcagtggcaagaaccttaccactgcgccaccgaggttgtcgaaataatagaaatgacggcttaacaaaagttgttagtagtctgatgagcatttattgttgaggtataaatatctaaaatctGGAACACCTAAAGCAGACTCATGATGGTCGAgctaaactataaaaaatatagatgacGCTAACAAAAGTTTTTCAGTCTGACAAGCATGTTctgttgaagtataaaaatcgaagatcttgAACACTTGAAGAAGAGTCAataatggtccagctaaactataggaaataaagaaaagagGCCTTTATAAACGTCTTTAagtctgatgagcatcttctgtataggtatcgttacgctttgtctgtacagttaaatttattttcataacattgtgtttattaatgtttaaaacATCGAAGATCTGGCACATATGAATTCATAGAGAATCAGCGCCCGAAGGAAAGACCCCCAATGTAAGTAGTATATAGGTaaaaatttcttaattttgactacttaccaaaaattgttcggccacacgaacgaagtcgcgggcatcagctagtcgTGAATAATCGTGACAGAATAGTTAATCAAATGTTTGCGTGAATTACATTGTCTAACTTTTAATTCGATGcagtaaactttattattgtgtaaaacgttctagttttttttatacagtaAAACACACGATTTATCGTGATGCTCcgtttaaaaactaataaaattggtAATAAAACCATGTGGTTTTACCACTTTTCTgacttaaatatgtatttaagtcAGAAAAGTGGTcaacattttatgaataaaattaactttaggacataaaaaaattataacatctaATATGGAACGAGTAAGTAATATAAACCTGATAATGTACCCTGTCAGTGAACATGAACATGAACATGAACATATGCACCACACCCAGCCAGCTCGAAGCTGAAACGGACGAACCGAATACAGGCCGTTGGCCGTACCTATGCGACGCTGCTTCCATCCATCAAAGTCACGTTTGCTGGAATATACGTCCTTCGTCTACATGCTTCACCTTGCCAACAAAACAGCGTCGAGCTCGCTTACTTTTGCTGTCAATACGAGGTATCAGAGGACGTTCCCTAGCTGGCCTCCCAGCGACCGCTACCTTGCTGGGTGGAAGCGGTGGCGTCGCACAAGCCCAGACCCACGACCCCACACCAGGGGGCACGGTTTTATAAGGAGTGACACGCTCTGGGATGGGAGAGGACGGTCGACTAGCCGCAACCGGTCGACCACAATCAACCGACTATGCAGCCTGTAGCCAATATTGGAATTTAGGAGGACGGGTTATTCGATGGAGGAGAGCGTTGGTGTGTTTCGTTTTCCTCGCTGActtcgttgtgtgtgttggtGACGGTTTCGTCGTTTTCTATTTCGCTGTCCGTTTCGtccattttgtatatttctctAGCCGCTGAAATGAGTTCTTTCTTGTCTGTTGCGAGCTCTATCCACTCTGAAGGGCTTTTCTTATAGTATTCCATGTCCTGTTGTAGGGAATTTTTCCAGGTATAAATAGGTCGACctattttacgattttttgCTTCATGTTTGTATGCAGCGTGTAGTAGATGTGGGTCTCTGCGTCGTAGTATGTGTCCATAGTAACACATTCGAAGGCATTTGattctttttgtaatagtttttcCATCCAGAATGTCGTGTATCTTGCTGTACATATGTGCGTGGCCTGCATTGTCTAGCATGTCGCGTAAAATCATTCTTTCGTATCTTCTAAGTTTTGAGCGATTCGCTTTTGTTAGTGCTGTGCATTTGAGGCCGTAGGTCATAGTTGGTTCTATCACCATTTTGTaaagaagttttattgttttccctTGCATGCGGGAcctcttaaataaatttttgtagagTCTTCGAATTTTTGATCGCTTGTTTGCAGCGGGCATTTACTGTACCATTCCTGTTCAGTACAGGTGAGATATAGGTCCCTAGATACCTAATTTCTTTAACGGGAGATAAAGTAGTTTCTCCCAGTACAAAAAAGTTcctgttatttatgtttagtgGGTCGCGAACTAGTAATTTCGTTTTTGTATCGTTTACTGTAAGACCTACTGACTTTAATAGACTTGTGGCctttacaaaaatttcgttTAATTGTTGAATATCGTTTGATGTTATGATTACGTCGTCCGCGAAGGCTAGAATAATTGGTAGTTGAATTTTGTCAtcttgattaatttttatataaggtaGTTCTTCCGCTAGTGTTTTGAAGACGTCGTCCATAACTATTGTTCAGAGTCTTGGTGATATGGGACAGCCTTGTTTGACACCCTTACCTTTTTTTATCCATTTGGTTTGTTGTCCGAACCATTTAATGCATGTAGATTCATTCAAAGTAGCTTTTATGATTCGATTTGTCATGGATTTATTTGTTCTAGACGCGATTATATCTCTGAGGCTGAGTGATCCACGGTGTCAAATGCTGCTTCTATGTCGATCAAAAGAACAAAAGTTTTTTCACCCGCTTTCCATTCTTCATCCAATATTCGACGTAAGGTGAACATGTGGTCATCCGTGGAGCGATTACTTAGAAAGGCGGCTTGGTAGTTGTCTATTGTTTCAATTGTTTCGTCCAGTCGTTTTAGTAAAAAGTTTGCATAAATTCTGTATCCCTTACTACATATTGATATACGTCTGTAGTTATTTACCTGTTTCGGGTTAGTTTTTTTAGGGAGTGGCACTTGAATCGACTGAGTCCATGAGGATGGCagtatgatatattttttttttcatgcagTTCGAATGTGGTTtagaatttctaaatttagcTCTTCTGGGTTGGCTTTGTATCATTCTGTTACGACTTGGTCTATTCCCGGGGCTATTTTATtgcgcatttttttttattattccttcGATTTCTTATAGTGTAGGTTCCGCGCCTAGTTCTTTTTTTGCGTTTTCGCCTGTCAATTCTTCTATGATTTGTCCTTCTGTTTTTGCCAGTACTTGTTCCCATTTAgacatagaaataaaagtCTGCTTTAGTCGGCGTCTTTCTGTTTGCTTATGATTTCTATAGAATTCGCATGTGAATTTCATTCTTACTGAGGGGTGTCTAGTTGATAGGTCACTGAAGAATGcacgatatttttcttgttcctCGGCGACCTCTATTGCTTGTAGGTGATATCTGCACTCTTTCAGGATTTTTTGGTGGATTGGGTCAGAGGGCCGCTAGTTTTTCAAGCATTTTGctttttgtagttttgtttGAGCTAACCTGTATATCTCTGGAATATTTCCGATAAAATTTCAGGATGTTCATGGCTGCTGTTTTTATAGTTCCTGTTATTTCTTCCCAGGAAAGATTGGCTTTGATTTTGTTCTGCTGTCTTTTGTTTAAAAGTTCAATTACTTCCGTTTGGTATCTTTCTTTTGTGCCTTTACTTTGAAGTAGTTCATAATCTagcgatttatatttaaatgtgtttagCTCCTTGTTTTTGGGTGTTGTTGTTTGAGTATTAAATTGGTGGGTCTTGTtggtatttctatttaaaggTCTTAGATTGCCTCAGATGATTTTATGGTCCGAAAGTGGCGTATTAATATTCGTAGTAAGTATTCGccttttatatagttaaatgaTGGTGGAGTTTTAGCTTGGGTCATAATGTGGTCGAATTGTGAAATATTGCGGCCGGATCTGTATGTCGTTTTACAACTATTGCGGCCGAAAGATGTGTCCAGTCGGAGGTTTCCCATTCTTATTAGATCTGTCATGATTTCACCGTTGttgtttgtagttttgtgATGCAGGtttttacctatttgtttTGGATTATGCCGTGTCTTTGGGTTTTGGTAGCCGACGTGTGCATTGAAGTCGCCcagtattataatgtatgaatTTAGCTAAATCATTTGTTGCCACTGACGTTGAGTTTGAGACACGtatattaactataaatagTGTAGTTTGGTTATCTAGGTAGATTAGCGCTGCCATGTTGTTTGTGTTTGATTTTGTCCATTTTATTGTGAGACcgcatttttttctgattaggATGGCTAATCCCCTTTTTCGGTTTTCACATAGAGACCAGAGGTAGTGTTTAGATTTGTAAGAACCTGTTTTTAAGTGGGTTTCCTGTAGGCATGCAATGTGAATCAATTTATCTTCTAGTATCGAGTCAATGTCTGCTTTTTTGTTTAAGGTCGCCGCGCCTCTTACGTTCCATGTAGCGATATTGATGTtgtctatttgttttatagttgTGTAATGAGGCTTCGGTCTTATTAGTCTGTAGCCGGTTTCGTCAGTTATTTCTTCCGGGGTGCATTCGTCTGAGCTTTCTGTCTTTTGTGTGGGGTTTAGTGAAGAAGCGCCCAAATGATTCTTGAAGCAGTCGTAATGATTTCCATTAAATATTAGGCCTATGCCACCTGTTGCGTCATCATATTTTTCGGGCTGAAttgtattgtttcttttaGCGGATAGCCTTGGAAGATTTTGACGTTGATGCTGTAGTATTCATCTGCTgctatcaatatatcagtccCACCCCAGGTACCTTCTTTATATTGAGCTTGTAGGTATTTGTTGATTTGAGTCTGTAGATCTGTTAGTGTGTCATTTAGGTTACTCCTAATAGCTTGGTGTATGTTATCGTTGTGTTGATTATCCTCAACGTACTTAGCTAAGTCGCGTCGGATTGCTAGATGGTCGAATGTAATGCCAAACAGATCGTTGATTTGGTATGCGATTGCTCTATATAGACAGTTACCTGGGATTTTGGTTATGGTGTCTGCGTATATCTCCATATTTCTATGCTGTAAAAAGAGCTTAATTTCTAAAGCAGCTGTggagaaaaatgtattagtttTAGTTGAATATGTTATGAAGTTTGGTTTGTGGTACCTAAtgccaatattaaattataacttcAAATGTAAATCTCTGGGTTGTGCCAACTTGGTGAGTttgttaggtaggtaataaagGTTTATAATGCTCGGGGTTCCTTTGTCTATAGAGTCGTTTGCGTAATAgggtatattttttgctagctttctattttgtaataaattgtaacctTCATGCCTTTTTTTGTTGTAGGGATCAATTGCTTTGTTTTATGGTTTGCGTCAAGTCAGACGATGTTATTCATTTATGGCTTGCAGCTGtggatttgtttttgttctacGTGTTAGCTATTGTGTTTGTTGTGTTTCCTGGTTTCAATGGCGTCTTTCTAAtttcttatcttttatttttatattgggccttttttttattgttgcaaGGGCGAGTTCCGCCTAGGAATGTTGTTTGGAATTATCGGTATGTTCTAATGTTGGGTTATagaataagtatgtaatattagGTTGTTTAAGACAAATGTTGGCGGAATATCTGCTGGTGGTGCCATATGAGTTATAAGCGTGACGAGACTCTTTTATCTTCG includes these proteins:
- the Smyd5 gene encoding histone-lysine N-trimethyltransferase SMYD5, which produces MAGYEIRPSSSKKGKGLFATKQYNQGDVILEEDPLVSCQFAWNAAYRYLACDHCMRPLETPEQNVRRLSCKPDIVLPHSNCYETNLENVTTCDQCGVLYCCESCKQQAYVTYHRLLCHDISDVQHPVMVLLEAWKQMHYPPETTSIMLLVRILAFIEQSSDPAAAAAKIKQFCHRTVNEDAELVHKLLGEQFSDQLGTLRELTSNVISGDHAQEFLTPEGFCSLMALIGTNGQGIGTSPLAMWVNNVLELTMSDDERQQLDLFIDKLYQYVEEESGTFLNTEGSGLYQLQSASNHSCEPNAESSFPYGNHRIQLKALKPIMPGEEICISYLDECALQRSRHSRQKELAQNYLFVCWCDRCNSQASQPDCTSEEDMSDVEVDADD